Proteins co-encoded in one Paraburkholderia edwinii genomic window:
- a CDS encoding MFS transporter, whose protein sequence is MSSTTTPLAAHTTRSKAAAVLRVTSGNFLEQFDFFLFGFYATYISKVFFPTGSEFASLMLTFAVFGAGFLMRPLGAIVLGAYIDEVGRRKGLIVTLSLMASGTILIACVPGYETIGLLAPALVLIGRLLQGFSAGAELGGVSVYLAEMATPGRKGFYTSWQSASQQVAIIVAALLGYALNAWMPIDTLHAWGWRIPFFIGCIIVPFLFLLRRSLQETEAFAARKHHPTAREVFRSMLANWTTVIAGMLLTAMTTTTFYLITVYTPTFGKTVLKLSTADSLIVTLCVGIGNFIWLPIGGAVSDRIGRKPLLLLITVLAIFTAYPALSWLAAAPSFGRMFIVLMWFSFFFGAYNGAMVAALTEVMPVEVRVAGFSLAFSLATALFGGFTPAVSTFLIQALHDKAAPGYWLSFAAVCGLIATLILYRKGGVAERLRDVA, encoded by the coding sequence ATGTCCTCGACCACCACGCCCCTCGCGGCGCACACAACCCGGTCGAAGGCGGCCGCCGTGCTGCGGGTCACGAGCGGCAATTTTCTCGAGCAGTTCGACTTCTTCCTGTTTGGCTTCTACGCCACCTATATCTCGAAGGTGTTCTTCCCGACCGGCAGCGAATTCGCATCGCTGATGCTGACCTTCGCGGTCTTCGGCGCCGGCTTCCTGATGCGGCCGCTCGGCGCGATCGTGCTCGGCGCGTATATCGACGAAGTGGGCCGCCGCAAAGGCCTGATCGTCACGCTCTCGTTGATGGCGAGCGGCACGATCCTGATCGCGTGCGTGCCCGGCTATGAAACGATCGGCCTGCTCGCACCGGCGCTCGTGCTGATCGGTCGCCTGCTGCAAGGCTTTTCGGCGGGCGCGGAACTGGGCGGCGTGTCGGTGTATCTGGCCGAAATGGCGACGCCGGGCCGCAAGGGCTTCTATACGAGCTGGCAGTCGGCCAGCCAGCAGGTCGCGATTATCGTCGCCGCGCTGCTCGGCTACGCATTGAACGCATGGATGCCCATCGACACGCTGCATGCATGGGGTTGGCGCATTCCGTTCTTTATCGGCTGCATCATCGTGCCGTTCCTGTTTTTGCTGCGCCGCTCGCTGCAGGAGACCGAAGCGTTCGCGGCCCGCAAGCACCATCCGACCGCGCGCGAAGTGTTCCGCTCGATGCTCGCGAACTGGACGACGGTGATTGCCGGCATGCTGCTCACCGCGATGACGACCACGACGTTCTATCTCATCACCGTCTATACGCCGACCTTCGGCAAGACCGTGCTGAAGCTGTCGACGGCCGATAGTCTGATCGTCACGCTGTGCGTCGGTATCGGCAACTTCATCTGGCTGCCGATCGGCGGCGCGGTATCGGACCGTATCGGCCGCAAGCCGCTGCTGCTGCTGATCACCGTGCTGGCGATTTTCACCGCGTATCCGGCGCTGTCGTGGCTCGCCGCTGCGCCGAGCTTCGGCCGCATGTTTATCGTGCTGATGTGGTTCTCGTTCTTCTTCGGCGCGTACAACGGCGCAATGGTCGCCGCGCTGACGGAAGTGATGCCGGTCGAAGTGCGCGTCGCGGGCTTCTCGCTGGCGTTCAGTCTTGCCACGGCGCTCTTTGGCGGCTTTACGCCGGCTGTGTCGACGTTCCTGAT
- the tcuB gene encoding tricarballylate utilization 4Fe-4S protein TcuB, producing the protein MQKLEALAHDAQQLASGREGTNGGGGQSQHTNRTIRVLPLTENETEVARQMQICNACRYCEGFCAVFPAMTRRLEFGKADVNYLANLCHNCGACYHACQYAPPHEFAVNVPQAMARVRLDTYSEYAVPSFMGALYKRNGLTLSLALAVGLALFLVLGMAMKGPLFGTPLAGNFYAIFPHNLLALLFGIVFVLAIVSLGVGVTRFWKDVTAGTASSATAGGAVAEATKNALTLKYLDGGHGDGCNEADDRFTLARRRFHHFTFYGFMLCFAATVVATFYHYFLDLHAPYPFVSVPVLLGTLGGIGLLIGPAGLLWLNMKRDPARGDAAQKPMDRGFIALLLLTSATGLALLAWRDTAALGWLLAVHLGVVLALFATLPYGKFAHGIYRSAALLKSSIEKRQANSLKLGSE; encoded by the coding sequence GTGCAGAAGCTTGAAGCACTCGCGCACGATGCGCAGCAACTGGCGTCCGGCCGCGAGGGAACGAACGGCGGCGGCGGGCAGTCGCAGCACACGAACCGGACTATCCGCGTGCTGCCGCTCACCGAAAACGAAACGGAAGTCGCGCGGCAAATGCAGATCTGCAATGCGTGCCGCTATTGCGAGGGCTTTTGCGCAGTGTTCCCCGCGATGACACGCCGCCTCGAATTCGGCAAAGCCGACGTCAACTACCTCGCGAACCTGTGCCATAACTGCGGCGCGTGCTACCACGCGTGCCAGTACGCACCGCCGCATGAATTCGCGGTCAATGTGCCGCAGGCGATGGCCAGGGTGCGTCTCGACACGTACAGTGAATACGCGGTGCCGTCGTTTATGGGCGCGCTGTATAAACGCAATGGCCTCACGCTGTCGCTCGCGCTTGCAGTCGGCCTCGCGCTTTTCCTCGTGCTCGGCATGGCGATGAAAGGGCCGCTTTTCGGCACGCCGCTCGCCGGCAACTTCTATGCGATCTTCCCGCACAACCTGCTCGCGCTGCTATTCGGCATCGTGTTCGTGCTGGCGATCGTGTCGCTCGGTGTAGGCGTGACGCGCTTCTGGAAGGACGTGACGGCGGGAACCGCATCGAGTGCGACCGCAGGCGGGGCAGTTGCGGAAGCAACGAAAAATGCGCTGACGCTCAAGTACCTCGACGGCGGCCACGGCGACGGCTGCAACGAAGCCGACGATCGCTTCACGCTCGCGCGGCGGCGCTTTCATCACTTCACGTTCTACGGCTTCATGCTGTGTTTCGCCGCGACCGTCGTCGCAACGTTTTATCACTATTTCCTCGACCTGCATGCGCCGTATCCGTTCGTGAGCGTGCCCGTGCTGCTCGGCACGCTCGGCGGCATCGGTTTGCTGATCGGGCCCGCCGGTTTGCTATGGCTGAACATGAAGCGCGATCCGGCACGCGGCGACGCTGCGCAAAAGCCGATGGATCGCGGCTTTATCGCGTTGCTGCTGCTCACGAGCGCGACCGGCCTCGCCCTGCTCGCCTGGCGCGATACGGCGGCGCTCGGATGGCTGCTCGCTGTGCACTTAGGCGTCGTGCTCGCGTTGTTCGCGACGCTGCCTTACGGCAAATTCGCGCACGGCATTTACCGCAGTGCCGCACTGCTCAAGTCGTCGATCGAAAAAAGACAGGCGAATAGTTTGAAGCTCGGTTCGGAATGA
- the tcuA gene encoding FAD-dependent tricarballylate dehydrogenase TcuA → MVDVLVIGGGNAALCAALMAREAGASVLLLESAPREWRGGNSQHTRNLRCMHDAPQDVLVEAYPEEEYWQDLLKVTGGITNEYLARLTIRASSTCRPWMRKHGVRFQPPLSGALHVARTNAFFMGGGKALVNAYYRSAEALGVQIRYETPVDSIELDNGRFVAAKSGNQRFEARACVLAAGGFESNREWLREAWGQNERGEWPADNFLIRGTRFNMGVLLKHMIEEARADAIGDPSQSHCVAIDARAPLYDGGICTRIDCVSLGVVVNRDAERFYDEGEDFWPKRYAIWGRLVAQQPGQIGYSIIDSQAIGRFMPPVFPGVKADTLPDLARALGLPVDTFMDTVNAYNAACRPGTFDHTKLDDCHTEGLTPSKTHWALPLDKAPFYGYALRPGITFTYLGLKVNDRAQVHFDGKPSDNLFVAGEMMAGNVLGKGYTAGVGMSIGTAFGRIAGRQAAYAAKGQALTDWTADAASESTGVERAEA, encoded by the coding sequence ATGGTCGACGTATTAGTCATCGGCGGCGGCAACGCCGCGTTGTGCGCCGCGCTCATGGCGCGCGAAGCCGGCGCATCGGTGCTGCTGCTCGAGTCCGCGCCGCGCGAATGGCGCGGCGGCAATTCCCAGCACACGCGCAATCTGCGCTGCATGCACGACGCGCCGCAAGACGTGCTCGTCGAAGCGTACCCGGAAGAAGAGTACTGGCAGGACCTGCTCAAGGTCACGGGCGGCATCACGAACGAATACCTCGCGCGCCTCACGATTCGCGCGTCGTCGACGTGCCGTCCATGGATGCGCAAGCACGGCGTACGCTTTCAGCCGCCGCTATCGGGCGCGCTGCACGTCGCGCGAACTAACGCGTTCTTTATGGGCGGCGGCAAGGCGCTCGTCAACGCGTACTACCGCAGCGCGGAAGCGCTCGGCGTGCAGATCCGCTATGAAACGCCGGTCGATTCGATCGAACTCGACAACGGCCGCTTCGTCGCCGCGAAAAGCGGCAACCAGCGCTTCGAGGCACGCGCGTGCGTGCTCGCCGCCGGCGGCTTCGAATCGAACCGCGAATGGCTGCGCGAAGCGTGGGGGCAAAACGAGCGCGGCGAATGGCCGGCCGATAACTTCCTGATTCGCGGCACACGCTTCAACATGGGCGTGCTGCTCAAACACATGATCGAGGAAGCGCGCGCCGACGCGATCGGCGATCCGTCGCAATCGCATTGCGTGGCAATCGACGCGCGCGCGCCGCTGTACGACGGCGGCATCTGCACGCGCATCGATTGCGTGTCGCTCGGCGTGGTCGTGAACCGCGATGCCGAGCGCTTCTACGACGAGGGCGAAGACTTCTGGCCGAAGCGCTACGCGATCTGGGGCCGGCTCGTGGCACAGCAGCCAGGACAGATCGGTTATTCGATCATCGATTCGCAAGCGATCGGCCGCTTCATGCCGCCCGTGTTTCCGGGCGTCAAGGCCGACACGCTGCCCGACCTCGCGCGCGCGCTCGGCCTGCCCGTTGACACCTTCATGGATACCGTCAACGCGTACAACGCCGCATGCCGGCCCGGCACATTCGACCACACGAAGCTCGACGACTGCCATACCGAAGGCCTCACGCCGTCGAAAACACACTGGGCGCTGCCGCTCGATAAAGCGCCGTTCTACGGTTACGCGCTGCGTCCGGGCATCACGTTCACGTACCTCGGGCTCAAGGTCAACGACCGCGCGCAGGTGCATTTCGACGGCAAGCCGAGCGATAACCTGTTCGTGGCCGGCGAGATGATGGCCGGCAACGTTCTCGGCAAGGGCTATACGGCGGGCGTCGGCATGTCGATCGGCACCGCGTTCGGCCGCATCGCGGGCCGGCAAGCCGCCTACGCCGCGAAGGGACAGGCGCTCACCGACTGGACGGCCGATGCCGCAAGCGAATCAACTGGAGTAGAACGTGCAGAAGCTTGA
- a CDS encoding LysR family transcriptional regulator, giving the protein MELRQLRYFVSVVEHGSMGKAALELGIVTSALSQQISRLESELATRLLQRTSGGVVPTDAGLAFWRQAQLALRHVDDAALAARQARLSGHVTVGLATSTSGVLGLAFMRAMRERYPDVRLRMVETLSGYLASMLGARQIDLAILFHEEPAQRWSVMPLLDERLFVIGARDLPGMPSTKRVRLAKLGALPLILPSGPHGLRTTLAESFKRAKYEPRIVAEVDGLAMLMDAVRGGLGATIQPGAALARAEYAGLASVQIADADAVRPNLLVSVSDDELSPAGLAARVVLADTARALVGEGRWLGARLR; this is encoded by the coding sequence ATGGAATTGCGTCAGTTACGGTATTTCGTCAGCGTCGTCGAGCACGGCAGCATGGGCAAAGCGGCGCTCGAACTCGGCATCGTCACGTCCGCGCTGAGCCAGCAGATCAGCCGCCTCGAAAGCGAACTCGCAACGCGCCTTCTGCAGCGCACGTCGGGCGGCGTCGTGCCGACCGACGCGGGACTCGCGTTCTGGCGCCAGGCGCAACTCGCCCTGCGGCACGTCGACGACGCCGCGCTCGCCGCGCGCCAGGCACGCCTGTCGGGCCACGTAACGGTCGGCCTCGCCACCAGCACGAGCGGCGTGCTCGGCCTCGCGTTTATGCGCGCGATGCGCGAACGCTACCCCGATGTGCGGCTGCGCATGGTCGAGACCTTGTCGGGCTATCTGGCCTCGATGCTCGGTGCGCGGCAGATCGACCTTGCAATTCTCTTTCACGAAGAACCCGCGCAGCGCTGGAGCGTGATGCCGCTGCTCGACGAGCGGCTCTTCGTGATCGGCGCGCGCGACCTGCCCGGCATGCCGTCGACGAAGCGTGTGCGGCTCGCGAAACTCGGCGCGCTGCCGCTGATCCTGCCGAGCGGCCCGCACGGCTTACGCACGACGCTCGCCGAATCGTTCAAGCGTGCGAAATACGAGCCGCGCATCGTGGCCGAAGTGGACGGCCTTGCGATGCTGATGGATGCGGTGCGCGGCGGCCTCGGCGCGACGATCCAGCCTGGCGCGGCACTGGCACGGGCCGAGTACGCGGGGCTCGCGAGCGTACAGATTGCGGACGCCGATGCGGTGCGGCCGAATCTGCTGGTCAGCGTCTCGGACGACGAACTGTCGCCGGCGGGGCTTGCCGCGCGGGTGGTGCTGGCGGATACGGCGCGCGCGCTGGTCGGTGAAGGGCGCTGGCTGGGTGCGCGGCTGCGTTAA
- a CDS encoding MFS transporter, producing the protein MRDSSTIGLRLDGLPLSGFHWRLLGLIAAGMYFDSFDIYIAGTVLAALIHSGESTLKLNATFVSVTFIGMMAGAWLSGVLGDRFGRRFSYQINLGIYGFASIAAALAPSIYWLIFFRLVMGLGMGAEIVVGYATLSEFIPAAWRGRFGTILNLIINTSLFLSTFLGWLIVPHYGWRWMFAIAGCGALVVWFLRKSMLESPRWLAARGRTDEAEAIVARVETACGVDPAASREAARAAVRQAAQNTTTVATQNEARLSELFSRRLFTRTITAITVLVALFIVNYAFVSWIPTFLVKQGHSISNSLGLTALMFAGGPVGSLIAFALAERVGRKWGIVVFSLVCVAFGVAYPFAQTAATITMLGFAITACIYVLSSFSVASYVPELFPTELRLRGSGLANTVGRAVSIAVPYGVAAAFAGFGISGVIALIVGTLLLQALIVGVLGVETKNRSLEAIAAETGEGGHAAGERAAAAIGGR; encoded by the coding sequence ATGCGTGATTCATCGACGATCGGCTTACGCCTCGACGGGCTGCCGCTATCCGGCTTTCATTGGCGTTTGCTCGGCCTGATCGCGGCCGGCATGTACTTCGACTCGTTCGACATCTACATCGCGGGCACCGTGCTCGCCGCACTGATCCACAGCGGCGAATCGACGTTGAAGCTCAATGCGACCTTCGTATCGGTCACCTTCATTGGGATGATGGCCGGCGCGTGGCTCTCGGGCGTGCTCGGCGATCGCTTCGGCCGCCGCTTTTCGTATCAGATCAATCTCGGCATTTACGGCTTTGCTTCGATTGCGGCCGCGCTCGCGCCGTCGATCTACTGGCTTATTTTCTTTCGGCTCGTCATGGGTCTTGGAATGGGCGCGGAGATCGTGGTCGGTTACGCGACGCTTTCGGAATTCATTCCAGCCGCGTGGCGTGGCCGCTTCGGCACGATCCTGAATCTGATCATCAATACGTCGCTGTTTCTGTCGACGTTCCTTGGCTGGCTGATCGTCCCGCACTACGGCTGGCGCTGGATGTTCGCGATTGCCGGTTGCGGCGCGCTCGTCGTCTGGTTCCTGCGCAAGTCGATGCTCGAGTCGCCGCGCTGGCTCGCCGCGCGCGGCAGGACCGACGAAGCGGAAGCGATCGTTGCGCGCGTCGAGACCGCATGCGGTGTGGACCCCGCGGCGTCGAGAGAAGCGGCGCGAGCGGCGGTGCGGCAGGCCGCCCAAAACACGACGACCGTCGCAACGCAGAACGAAGCGCGCCTGTCCGAACTCTTTTCGCGGCGGCTGTTCACGCGCACGATCACGGCCATCACGGTGCTGGTCGCGCTGTTTATCGTCAACTATGCGTTCGTCAGCTGGATTCCGACTTTCCTCGTCAAACAGGGGCACAGCATTTCGAATTCGCTCGGCTTGACGGCGCTGATGTTCGCGGGCGGCCCGGTCGGCTCGTTGATTGCGTTCGCGCTGGCTGAGCGTGTCGGACGCAAGTGGGGCATCGTCGTGTTCTCGCTGGTCTGCGTGGCGTTCGGCGTCGCGTATCCGTTCGCGCAAACGGCTGCGACGATCACGATGCTCGGTTTTGCGATTACCGCATGCATTTATGTGCTGTCGTCGTTTAGCGTCGCGAGCTATGTGCCCGAACTGTTTCCGACCGAATTGCGTTTGCGCGGCTCGGGTCTGGCGAACACAGTCGGTCGTGCGGTCAGCATCGCCGTGCCCTATGGCGTCGCGGCGGCATTCGCGGGATTCGGCATTAGCGGCGTGATCGCGCTGATTGTCGGCACACTGTTATTGCAGGCGCTGATCGTCGGCGTGCTTGGCGTGGAGACGAAGAACCGTTCACTCGAAGCAATTGCGGCCGAAACCGGCGAAGGTGGGCATGCAGCGGGTGAGCGTGCGGCCGCCGCGATCGGCGGCCGGTAA
- a CDS encoding MmgE/PrpD family protein, giving the protein MQQRTTSAKEPVTLTQQLAQFVERTCWDDIPTAVRHEAKRSLVNYFAVAFAGCADPSIEQAVNVYRRFRAGYDARLIGRAERTDVLNAAALNAMTANVHDFDDTHLPTIIHPTAPVAAPLFALGESATIGTATSAKMSGQALLLAFVLGVEIECRIGNAASPSHYQRGWHITSTCGVFGAAAAAAKVLNLDANRTVHAFGHASAQAGGLVETLGTMAKSVSVGNAARNGMLSALLAGEGLRGPAQPIEGERGFLRVCADKPDFNALTAGLGSDWALQANTYKPYPCGVVLNPVIEACLELARDKHWSLADIERVELLGHPLLRERTDRLGIRSGREAQVSAQHSVAVVLSTGRAGLAEFSDESAADPDVRAFAGRVAFVDDSRFPVEAARVTVLLRSGESVSRTVSAARGSLAVPLSDADLDTKLKELAAYGAPHVDAQRLLDTLWTLDTSADAALPMHIACAESA; this is encoded by the coding sequence ATGCAGCAACGCACGACTTCCGCTAAAGAACCGGTCACGCTGACGCAGCAGCTCGCGCAATTCGTCGAGCGCACATGCTGGGACGATATTCCGACAGCGGTGCGGCACGAGGCGAAGCGCTCGCTCGTCAATTATTTCGCCGTTGCTTTCGCGGGCTGCGCCGACCCGTCGATCGAACAGGCCGTGAACGTGTATCGCCGCTTTCGGGCGGGTTACGACGCGCGCCTGATCGGCCGCGCCGAGCGTACCGATGTGCTCAATGCGGCCGCGCTCAATGCAATGACCGCGAACGTGCACGATTTCGACGACACGCATCTGCCGACCATCATCCATCCGACGGCGCCGGTCGCCGCACCGCTGTTCGCGCTCGGCGAAAGCGCAACCATCGGCACGGCCACAAGCGCGAAGATGAGCGGGCAGGCGCTGCTGCTTGCCTTCGTGCTCGGCGTCGAGATCGAATGCCGGATCGGCAATGCAGCATCGCCGTCGCACTACCAGCGCGGCTGGCACATTACGTCGACTTGCGGCGTATTCGGTGCGGCGGCGGCCGCGGCGAAGGTATTGAACCTCGATGCGAACCGGACCGTGCATGCATTCGGCCACGCGTCGGCACAAGCGGGCGGACTTGTCGAAACGCTCGGTACGATGGCGAAAAGCGTGAGCGTCGGCAATGCGGCGCGCAATGGCATGCTCTCCGCCTTGCTCGCCGGCGAAGGCCTGCGCGGACCGGCGCAGCCGATCGAAGGCGAGCGCGGCTTCTTGCGCGTGTGCGCCGATAAGCCCGATTTCAACGCGCTGACCGCGGGTCTCGGCAGCGACTGGGCCTTGCAGGCCAACACCTATAAGCCATACCCCTGCGGCGTCGTGCTGAACCCTGTCATCGAAGCGTGCCTCGAGCTCGCACGCGACAAACACTGGTCGCTCGCCGATATCGAGCGCGTCGAACTGCTCGGCCATCCGCTGTTGCGCGAGCGCACCGACCGGCTCGGCATCCGCAGCGGCCGCGAAGCGCAGGTCAGCGCGCAGCATAGCGTGGCGGTGGTGCTTTCAACGGGCCGCGCGGGTCTCGCCGAATTCAGCGACGAAAGCGCGGCGGATCCGGACGTGCGCGCGTTCGCGGGCCGCGTGGCATTCGTCGACGATAGCCGCTTTCCCGTGGAAGCCGCGCGCGTCACCGTGCTGCTGCGCTCGGGCGAAAGCGTATCCCGTACGGTCAGTGCTGCACGCGGCAGTCTTGCGGTGCCGCTGTCCGATGCGGACCTCGACACGAAATTGAAGGAACTCGCCGCGTATGGCGCGCCGCATGTCGACGCGCAACGCTTGCTCGATACCTTGTGGACGCTCGATACTTCGGCCGACGCCGCGCTGCCGATGCATATCGCGTGTGCTGAATCGGCTTAG
- a CDS encoding NIPSNAP family protein, with protein sequence MIVEMRVYHCAPTRLPALLDRFVNITLGFFEKYGIEQVGFFTTLAGPSNHTLTYMIKWESLAERETKWNAFQSDQEWITKRAATEADQPIVERIENTFLTPTAFSALR encoded by the coding sequence ATGATTGTCGAGATGCGCGTCTATCACTGTGCGCCGACACGCCTGCCGGCGCTGCTGGATCGCTTCGTCAACATCACGCTCGGTTTCTTCGAGAAATACGGTATTGAGCAGGTCGGCTTCTTTACGACGCTGGCCGGCCCGAGCAATCACACGTTGACGTACATGATCAAGTGGGAAAGCCTTGCTGAGCGCGAAACCAAATGGAACGCGTTTCAGTCGGATCAGGAGTGGATCACGAAACGCGCGGCGACCGAAGCGGATCAACCGATCGTCGAGCGCATCGAGAACACCTTCCTGACGCCGACCGCTTTCTCCGCGCTTCGATAG
- a CDS encoding aldehyde dehydrogenase family protein — protein MSRVGQFYIDGKWVAPLAPVWFDLIDPATEVRFDQLALGNAADVDRAVAAARRAFPSYSTSTVADRIALLKRIVQIYERRIDEFAEAMRAEMGVPITFARNNQAVRGPTHLNALIDVLDYFAFETQRGTTRLRHEAAGVCGLITPWNWPVNQIVVKIAPALAAGCTMVLKPSEYSALSALLFAEVLDEAGVPPGVFNLVNGDGPGVGAAIASHPDIDMVSFTGSTRAGIQVAKLAADTVKRVAQELGGKSANILLDDVNLNDAVTRGVNTCFANSGQSCSSPTRMLVPRRMMDEAAHIASRAAQAFRVGATDKVTTQLGPVVNRSQFVRIQAMIQSGLDEGARLVAGGTGLPEGLSKGWFIKPTVFADVKPDMTIAREEIFGPVLSMIPYDDDEEAIEIANNTVYGLSAYVQSGSVERARTVARSLRAGGVHLNYPAPDFSAPFGGYKRSGNGREWGEAGLREYLEIKAMVGYGEA, from the coding sequence ATGTCTCGCGTTGGACAGTTTTATATCGATGGAAAATGGGTCGCGCCGCTTGCGCCGGTCTGGTTCGATCTGATCGATCCGGCCACTGAGGTGCGTTTCGATCAGCTTGCACTCGGCAATGCGGCCGACGTCGACCGTGCGGTCGCCGCCGCGCGTCGCGCGTTCCCTTCTTATTCGACGAGCACGGTGGCGGATCGCATCGCGTTGCTCAAGCGCATCGTGCAGATCTACGAGCGCCGTATCGACGAATTCGCGGAAGCGATGCGCGCCGAAATGGGCGTGCCGATTACGTTCGCGCGCAACAATCAGGCGGTGCGCGGCCCCACGCATCTGAACGCACTGATCGATGTGCTCGACTACTTCGCGTTCGAAACGCAACGTGGCACGACGCGGCTGCGGCACGAAGCGGCGGGCGTCTGCGGGCTTATCACGCCGTGGAACTGGCCCGTCAACCAGATCGTCGTGAAGATCGCGCCCGCGCTGGCGGCCGGTTGCACGATGGTGCTCAAACCCAGCGAATATTCGGCGCTAAGCGCGTTGCTCTTTGCCGAAGTGCTCGATGAAGCGGGCGTGCCGCCGGGCGTGTTCAATCTCGTCAACGGCGACGGTCCGGGCGTAGGCGCGGCGATCGCATCGCATCCGGATATCGACATGGTGTCGTTCACCGGTTCGACGCGGGCGGGCATTCAGGTCGCGAAACTCGCGGCCGATACCGTGAAGCGCGTGGCGCAGGAACTCGGCGGCAAGTCGGCCAATATCCTGCTCGACGACGTGAACCTCAACGATGCGGTCACGCGCGGGGTGAACACCTGCTTCGCGAACTCGGGGCAGTCGTGTTCGAGCCCCACGCGTATGCTCGTGCCGCGGCGCATGATGGACGAAGCCGCGCATATCGCGAGCCGTGCGGCGCAGGCGTTCAGGGTCGGCGCGACCGACAAGGTCACGACGCAACTGGGCCCGGTCGTGAACCGCAGCCAGTTCGTGCGCATCCAGGCCATGATCCAATCGGGCCTCGACGAAGGCGCGCGGCTCGTCGCCGGCGGCACCGGCTTGCCCGAGGGCTTGTCGAAAGGCTGGTTTATCAAGCCGACCGTGTTCGCCGACGTGAAGCCCGACATGACGATCGCGCGTGAAGAGATCTTCGGCCCGGTCCTGTCGATGATCCCGTACGACGACGATGAAGAGGCGATCGAGATCGCGAACAACACGGTCTACGGACTGTCCGCGTATGTGCAGTCGGGAAGTGTCGAGCGTGCGCGCACGGTGGCGCGCTCGTTGCGTGCGGGCGGTGTGCATCTGAATTACCCGGCGCCCGATTTCAGCGCGCCGTTCGGCGGCTACAAACGCTCGGGCAATGGGCGCGAGTGGGGCGAGGCGGGCCTGCGCGAGTATCTGGAAATCAAGGCGATGGTCGGTTACGGCGAAGCGTGA
- a CDS encoding carboxymuconolactone decarboxylase family protein: MASNDWFEKGFANRKKVLGAGHVEKSWENADEFNRPMQKLVTEYCWGEIWGDETLPFKTRSMLNIGMLTAMSQHHELAVHVKGALKNGVTKDEIRSVLMQAAIYCGVPLALAAFRVATEAIKAYEAEAKSS; encoded by the coding sequence ATGGCAAGCAATGACTGGTTTGAAAAGGGTTTCGCGAATCGCAAGAAGGTGCTTGGCGCGGGACATGTCGAGAAATCGTGGGAAAACGCCGACGAGTTCAATCGTCCGATGCAGAAGCTTGTCACCGAGTATTGCTGGGGCGAGATCTGGGGCGACGAGACGCTGCCGTTCAAGACGCGCAGCATGCTCAACATCGGCATGCTGACCGCCATGAGCCAGCACCACGAACTCGCGGTGCACGTGAAAGGCGCGCTAAAGAACGGCGTGACGAAAGACGAGATCCGCTCTGTGCTGATGCAGGCTGCGATCTATTGCGGCGTGCCGCTCGCGCTTGCCGCGTTTCGCGTTGCCACGGAAGCGATCAAGGCCTACGAGGCAGAAGCAAAGTCGTCGTGA